From one Brachypodium distachyon strain Bd21 chromosome 4, Brachypodium_distachyon_v3.0, whole genome shotgun sequence genomic stretch:
- the LOC100841375 gene encoding disease resistance protein RPP13 codes for MEAAVASALTKEVALKLVSLLSEKHKLSKGLMEDLRFIRTELDMISSARDTHSHLGNPGASASASQAAVSMDEMRDLAHDIEDCIDRFLPCVACEGEASTVLHRMKKAVSSTRSRFAAEIHKLRRRLKDAHERRVNYDVHHHSGGASSSSAASSSPATVADAAESDPVGIEGPKQELVDLLLGSEPGKLSTISIVGFGGSGKTTLARAVYESPGVVQSYPCRAWAMASQHRDPEGLLTAILRQFTADVPPDRSSIKEFLQATRCLIVIDDINKQHWDAIKSILTKETESRIIVTTALQSVANACSSDDGYVYKMSILNAEHSKVLLNKKVFFRGCSPELERGSTAIVEKCDGLPLALVSVAKFLLGENELTGSHCAQVCRSLGHHMEKESDFTKLRQVLVNNYSNLSGYPLRTSLLYTSLFPNGHPIRKNTLIRRWLAEGYVQCQYKRSDLEVADENFRELVDRNIIRPIDASNNAKVKTCKTHGIMHEFILHKSMSDYFITSLHDQNRSNFRHLFIQNPASGSALGLNQHQHQQTSPINNEASNSEKFRARSLTIFGNAGEAASEFYKCKLLRVLDLEECNDLEDDHLKDIHKLWHLKYLSLGGAISDLPRKIDKLHCLETLDLRKTKIEILPVELIGLPHLAHLFGKFKLGTNNLKTSELVKFLPKKSKLKTLAGFIADENPGFLQLMDHMNELKKVKIWCESSSTTDNNSLTHISNAVQKFAQDGMDTTGVRSLSLDFGNSLGDFLGSIQEYCYLSSLKLHGRLNQLPQFITSLCGLTDLCLSSTNLTGSDLSNLCKLRYLLYLKLVEANLGSFIIKKGDFPSLRRLCLVMQVPIAPTIEEGALPYLVSLQLLCEDLVGLSGIKIEYHDCLEEVALDSMVSMKTVEMWETAAKKHPKRPKVTFLKRIDPSETQYTVKYVAADGPAREKKSSIEFNQVQLTQNMSQKKCIIQLGTVNKLNSALKQMIVSEPELSSAGNGVMPPSASIC; via the exons ATGGAGGCCGCCGTGGCGAGCGCTCTGACAAAGGAGGTGGCGCTGAAGCTGGTGTCGCTGCTGAGCGAGAAGCACAAGCTCTCCAAGGGCCTCATGGAAGACCTCCGCTTCATCCGGACCGAGCTCGACATGATCTCCAGCGCCAGGGACACCCACAGCCACCTCGGGAACCCGGGCGCCTCCGCATCAGCATCCCAGGCCGCGGTGTCCATGGACGAGATGCGGGATCTGGCGCACGACATCGAGGACTGCATCGACCGCTTCCTCCCCTGCGTCGCCTGCGAGGGGGAAGCCTCGACCGTCCTCCACCGCATGAAGAAGGCGGTCTCGAGCACCAGATCCCGGTTCGCGGCCGAGATCCACAAGCTCAGGAGGAGGCTCAAGGACGCGCACGAGCGGAGGGTCAACTACGACGTCCACCACCACAGCGGCGgggcctcgtcctcctccgccgcttcttcttctccggcgacggtgGCGGATGCGGCCGAGAGTGACCCCGTCGGCATCGAGGGACCCAAGCAGGAGCTTGTCGACCTGCTGCTGGGGAGCGAGCCGGGGAAGCTGAGCACGATATCCATCGTGGGGTtcggcggctcggggaagacGACGCTGGCCAGGGCGGTGTATGAATCCCCTGGTGTGGTACAGAGCTACCCTTGCCGTGCCTGGGCCATGGCATCGCAGCACAGGGACCCCGAGGGGCTCCTGACGGCGATACTCCGGCAATTCACTGCCGATGTGCCACCCGACCGAAGTTCGATCAAAGAATTTCTGCAGGCTACAAG GTGTTTAATTGTAATTGATGACATAAACAAGCAACATTGGGATGCCATAAAGTCTATCCTTACTAAGGAAACAGAAAGCAGAATCATAGTAACCACAGCTCTTCAGTCAGTAGCTAATGCTTGCAGCTCAGATGATGGTTATGTTTACAAGATGAGCATTCTTAATGCGGAGCATTCCAAGGTTTTGCTAAATAAGAAGGTTTTCTTTCGAGGATGTTCGCCTGAATTGGAGCGGGGTTCAACAGCAATTGTGGAGAAGTGTGATGGCCTTCCACTTGCACTTGTTAGTGTGGCCAAATTTTTGCTAGGCGAGAATGAGCTAACAGGAAGTCATTGTGCGCAAGTTTGCCGCAGTCTTGGTCATCATATGGAGAAGGAGTCAGACTTCACAAAACTGCGACAGGTTCTTGTAAATAACTACAGCAATTTGTCTGGCTATCCTCTCAGGACCTCCTTGCTATACACAAGTTTGTTCCCAAATGGTCATCCCATTAGGAAAAATACTCTAATTAGGCGATGGTTAGCTGAAGGATATGTGCAATGTCAGTATAAACGCAGTGACCTGGAGGTAGCAGATGAAAACTTCAGGGAGCTTGTTGATCGGAATATTATTCGTCCAATTGATGCTAGCAACAACGCAAAGGTGAAGACGTGCAAAACTCATGGTATCATGCATGAGTTCATCCTGCACAAGTCCATGTCTGATTACTTTATCACATCTCTTCATGATCAAAATCGAAGCAATTTTCGTCACCTGTTCATTCAAAACCCTGCAAGTGGCAGCGCCTTGGGCCTgaaccagcaccagcaccagcagacAAGTCCAATAAACAATGAAGCATCCAACAGTGAGAAATTTCGTGCCCGGTCTCTAACGATCTTCGGGAATGCGGGGGAAGCTGCTTCTGAGTTTTACAAGTGCAAGCTGCTGCGAGTGTTGGATCTGGAAGAATGCAATGATTTGGAGGACGATCATCTCAAGGACATACATAAGCTGTGGCATCTAAAATATCTGAGCCTTGGGGGCGCTATCAGCGATCTTCCAAGGAAAATTGACAAGTTACACTGCCTAGAGACACTAGACTTGAGGAAGACAAAGATAGAGATATTGCCAGTGGAACTCATTGGGTTGCCTCACCTGGCTCACTTGTTTGGAAAGTTTAAGCTTGGGACAAATAACTTGAAAACGAGTGAACTAGTGAAGTTCTTGCCCAAAAAAAGTAAGTTGAAGACTCTTGCGGGATTTATTGCTGACGAGAACCCTGGATTTCTACAACTAATGGATCATATGAATGAATTAAAAAAGGTGAAGATATGGTGTGAATCCAGTAGTACAACAGACAACAATAGCTTGACTCACATTTCAAACGCAGTTCAGAAGTTTGCTCAGGATGGTATGGACACAACAGGTGTTCGTTCTCTGTCACTTGATTTTGGAAATTCTTTGGGAGACTTCCTAGGTTCTATACAAGAATATTGTTATCTTAGCTCACTGAAACTGCACGGTAGGCTGAATCAATTGCCTCAGTTTATTACATCCTTGTGTGGCCTCACGGATTTGTGCCTTTCATCGACTAATCTAACGGGGAGTGATCTATCAAACCTGTGTAAGCTGCGCTACTTGCTTTATCTCAAGTTGGTTGAAGCTAACCTTGGGAGCTTCATCATTAAAAAGGGGGATTTCCCAAGCTTGCGACGTTTATGCCTTGTAATGCAAGTACCCATCGCTCCTACGATTGAAGAAGGGGCTCTGCCGTATCTTGTCTCACTACAGCTGCTCTGTGAAGATCTTGTTGGTCTTTCCGGCATCAAGATTGAATACCATGATTGTCTCGAGGAAGTTGCTCTTGATTCAATGGTCAGTATGAAAACTGTAGAAATGTGGGAAACTGCAGCGAAGAAGCATCCTAAGAGACCAAAAGTTACGTTTCTCAAAAGGATTGATCCAAGCGAAACTCAGTATACTGTGAAATATGTTGCAGCAGATGGACCAGCACGTGAGAAGAAATCCTCCATTGAGTTCAATCAAGTTCAGTTAACACAGAATATGTCACAGAAGAAATGTATAATCCAATTGGGTACAGTGAATAAACTCAACTCAGCTTTGAAGCAAATGATAGTTTCAGAACCCGAGCTGTCCAGTGCTGGGAACGGTGTGATGCCCCCTTCTGCAAG CATATGTTAA